The Sphingobium sp. BYY-5 genome contains a region encoding:
- a CDS encoding NAD(P)/FAD-dependent oxidoreductase: MIRLSGLKLPLDHPAEAMPVAICARLGLEPQELRGHSVVRRGNDARRRSAIQLVYTVDIDVADEAALLDRFATDHDVRPTPDTAYSFVAHVPEGWQGKRPVVIGAGPCGLFAGLILAQMGFRPIILDRGKVVRERTKDTWGLWRRGELNPDSNVQFGEGGAGTFSDGKLYCRVKDPRFLGRKVLEEFVAAGAPDDILWEAHPHIGTFRLVSMVESMRRQIEALGGEYRWQHRVDDLVLERQGDGTQALRGLVLHNGDVIETDHVVLAVGHSARPTFEMLHRRGVHMEAKPFSIGVRIEHPQGWIDRARYGNCAGHPDLGAAAYSLAHHCDNGRTVYSFCMCPGGRVVAATSEEGRVVTNGMSQYSRAEFNANSGLVVGIDPERDYPGGPLAGIDFQRHWESLAYVAGGSSYWAPGQTVGDFLAGRPSTALGSVAPSYKPGVTPTDLSQCLPGFVIEAFREALPVFGRQLAHYDHPDAVMTGVETRTSSPLRITRGKDFQSLNVTGLYPAGEGAGYAGGILSAAIDGIKVAEGVALAITAD; encoded by the coding sequence ATGATCCGTCTTTCCGGCCTGAAACTGCCCCTCGACCACCCGGCCGAGGCGATGCCCGTCGCCATCTGCGCCCGCCTTGGTCTCGAACCGCAAGAGCTGCGTGGCCACAGCGTCGTGCGGCGCGGCAATGATGCGCGTCGCAGAAGTGCGATCCAGCTTGTCTACACGGTTGATATCGATGTCGCCGACGAAGCGGCCCTGCTCGACCGCTTTGCCACGGACCATGATGTCCGCCCGACGCCCGACACCGCCTATAGCTTCGTCGCCCATGTTCCCGAAGGCTGGCAGGGCAAGCGGCCGGTGGTGATCGGCGCGGGGCCGTGCGGCCTGTTCGCCGGCCTCATCCTCGCGCAGATGGGGTTCAGGCCGATCATCCTCGATCGCGGCAAGGTGGTGCGCGAGCGGACCAAGGACACGTGGGGCCTATGGCGCCGCGGCGAACTCAATCCCGATTCCAATGTCCAGTTCGGCGAAGGCGGGGCGGGTACTTTCTCCGACGGCAAACTCTATTGTCGGGTGAAAGACCCGCGCTTCCTGGGCCGCAAGGTGCTGGAGGAGTTTGTCGCTGCCGGTGCGCCCGATGATATTCTCTGGGAAGCGCACCCCCATATCGGCACCTTCCGCCTCGTCTCCATGGTGGAATCGATGCGCCGCCAGATCGAGGCGCTGGGCGGCGAATATCGCTGGCAGCATCGGGTCGACGATCTGGTGCTGGAGCGGCAGGGCGACGGCACGCAGGCGCTGCGCGGTCTCGTCCTGCACAACGGCGATGTGATCGAGACGGATCATGTCGTCCTGGCGGTCGGCCACAGCGCGCGGCCGACCTTTGAGATGCTGCACCGCCGGGGCGTGCATATGGAGGCCAAGCCCTTCTCGATCGGCGTGCGCATCGAGCATCCGCAAGGCTGGATCGATCGCGCCCGCTACGGCAATTGCGCCGGCCACCCGGATCTGGGCGCGGCGGCCTACAGCCTGGCCCATCATTGCGACAATGGCCGCACCGTCTACAGTTTCTGCATGTGCCCCGGTGGGCGCGTGGTTGCCGCCACGTCCGAAGAGGGGCGCGTCGTCACCAACGGCATGAGCCAATATAGCCGCGCGGAGTTCAACGCCAATTCGGGCCTGGTGGTCGGCATCGATCCGGAGCGCGATTATCCCGGTGGGCCGCTGGCGGGCATCGATTTCCAGCGCCATTGGGAATCGCTCGCTTATGTCGCGGGCGGCTCTTCCTATTGGGCGCCGGGGCAGACGGTGGGCGATTTCCTTGCCGGGCGGCCTTCGACCGCGCTCGGATCGGTCGCGCCCTCCTACAAGCCGGGCGTCACCCCGACCGACCTGTCCCAATGCCTGCCCGGCTTCGTGATCGAGGCGTTTCGGGAGGCGCTGCCCGTCTTCGGTCGCCAGCTTGCCCATTATGATCATCCCGACGCGGTGATGACGGGTGTGGAAACCCGCACTTCCTCGCCGCTGCGGATCACGCGGGGCAAGGATTTTCAGAGCCTCAACGTCACGGGCCTTTATCCGGCGGGCGAGGGGGCGGGCTATGCGGGCGGCATATTGTCCGCCGCGATCGACGGCATCAAGGTGGCGGAGGGCGTCGCGCTGGCGATCACCGCCGACTGA
- a CDS encoding phosphoribosylglycinamide synthetase, whose amino-acid sequence MLTHIDRCVRISLADKARLRVLFLAKHARATGAPDVVDGNHAIYHHEMRTTLEDIGLNIRVANSYEALFERPDVDFVVTLLNRGGFQNSEMMAPLLLSWRDVPHMGASPILRGVSDDKYLSKLIARAHGVPTMPAQIFRRGGLPAEPAFRAERLVVKPNASSASWGLAMVDSWAEAQAQIDYLHGEGHDVLVEAWAPLLDVAVPVVGGSGGQPWILPPMMYVPADPHRARSHEEKRGLIDAGDDPLVLVEDRALLGQLEDMTRRLLPELWPFDYGRFEFRYDPVSGAAQFMEVNLSCNLWSKKTISRSARSIGVDHQTLVETIIGHSLERQGLLTEAPLRVAA is encoded by the coding sequence ATGTTGACCCATATTGATCGCTGCGTGCGCATCTCGCTGGCCGACAAGGCTCGGCTGCGCGTCCTTTTTCTCGCCAAACATGCGCGGGCGACCGGCGCGCCCGATGTGGTGGACGGCAATCACGCCATCTATCATCATGAGATGCGTACCACGCTGGAGGATATCGGCCTCAATATCCGTGTCGCCAACAGCTATGAGGCGTTGTTCGAGCGGCCGGATGTCGATTTCGTTGTCACCCTGCTCAATCGCGGCGGCTTCCAGAATAGCGAGATGATGGCGCCGCTCCTGCTGAGCTGGCGCGACGTGCCTCATATGGGCGCCAGTCCGATCTTGCGCGGGGTGTCGGACGACAAATATCTGAGCAAGCTGATCGCTCGCGCCCATGGCGTGCCGACCATGCCGGCACAGATTTTCCGCCGTGGCGGCCTGCCCGCCGAACCGGCCTTTCGCGCTGAACGGCTGGTGGTGAAGCCCAACGCTTCCTCCGCCTCTTGGGGTCTCGCTATGGTCGATAGCTGGGCCGAGGCGCAGGCGCAGATCGATTATCTGCATGGCGAAGGGCATGACGTGCTGGTGGAAGCATGGGCGCCGTTGCTGGACGTCGCCGTGCCGGTTGTAGGCGGCAGCGGGGGGCAGCCCTGGATCTTGCCGCCGATGATGTACGTGCCCGCCGATCCGCATCGCGCGCGCAGCCATGAGGAGAAGCGCGGCCTGATCGACGCGGGCGACGATCCGCTGGTTCTGGTCGAGGATCGCGCGCTGCTCGGCCAGCTGGAGGATATGACCCGCCGGCTGCTGCCCGAACTCTGGCCGTTCGATTATGGACGGTTCGAATTTCGCTATGATCCGGTCAGCGGCGCGGCGCAGTTCATGGAAGTGAACCTGTCCTGCAATCTCTGGTCGAAGAAGACCATTTCGCGTTCGGCCCGGTCGATCGGGGTGGATCACCAGACGCTGGTCGAAACCATCATCGGCCATAGCCTGGAACGGCAAGGATTGCTGACCGAGGCGCCGTTGCGGGTCGCGGCCTGA
- a CDS encoding sugar-transfer associated ATP-grasp domain-containing protein — MRAVPKRDENSLLAAYHGGLRRHWPLSARAFAHLLAYGGQGGWSASERQLLPDAVRRAGLSMRDRKGLHRLLNPAAFPFTANPLKNKQLFAQVAQAAGLPIAAACDLAREDLAGWLAGETDIIAKPSFRSKGEGVERFQRMDGGWRGGGGPIAKAALQARLRDLWQAGGVIQRRLPTHEMLADLSPGALPTLRVVTCLDEVGAPEACGLALRLSAGGARPVDNFNAGNLVLGIDDWGACLTAWLGGAGRPTRHDRHPTTDAVIVGTPVPDLIGAIALAGRAHLAFATGFTVIGWDVGLTSAGPVLIEGNWNPGTDILQLVSGRGLADTRLGALYRHHLDQLPADRWRAARVMEWDRRGR, encoded by the coding sequence ATGCGCGCGGTCCCCAAAAGGGACGAGAATAGCCTGCTTGCCGCCTATCATGGCGGGCTGCGGCGGCACTGGCCGCTTAGCGCGCGCGCTTTTGCGCACTTGCTGGCATATGGGGGGCAGGGTGGCTGGTCGGCATCGGAACGGCAGCTGCTGCCGGATGCTGTGCGACGGGCTGGCCTGTCGATGCGCGATCGCAAGGGCTTGCACCGGTTGCTCAACCCCGCCGCTTTTCCCTTCACGGCCAACCCGCTCAAGAACAAACAGCTTTTCGCCCAGGTCGCGCAAGCGGCGGGGCTGCCGATCGCGGCAGCCTGCGACCTGGCGCGCGAGGATCTGGCAGGCTGGCTGGCGGGAGAAACGGATATCATCGCCAAGCCCAGCTTCCGATCCAAGGGGGAGGGGGTAGAGCGGTTCCAGCGCATGGACGGCGGATGGCGGGGCGGCGGCGGGCCGATCGCCAAAGCCGCATTGCAGGCCCGGCTGCGCGACCTCTGGCAGGCGGGCGGTGTGATCCAGCGCCGCCTGCCGACGCATGAAATGCTGGCCGACCTATCGCCCGGCGCCCTGCCGACCTTGCGGGTCGTCACCTGCCTGGACGAGGTGGGCGCGCCCGAAGCTTGCGGCCTGGCGCTGCGCCTGTCGGCGGGTGGCGCGCGACCGGTCGACAATTTCAATGCCGGCAATCTGGTGCTGGGGATCGACGATTGGGGCGCTTGCCTGACCGCCTGGCTGGGCGGCGCGGGACGGCCGACACGGCACGACCGGCATCCCACCACCGATGCGGTGATCGTCGGGACGCCTGTCCCCGACCTGATCGGGGCGATTGCGCTGGCTGGCCGCGCCCATCTCGCCTTTGCGACGGGCTTCACCGTGATCGGCTGGGATGTTGGGCTGACCAGCGCCGGACCGGTGCTGATCGAGGGGAATTGGAACCCCGGCACCGACATATTGCAACTGGTGTCGGGGCGGGGGCTGGCCGACACGCGGTTGGGCGCGCTGTATCGTCATCATCTTGACCAGTTGCCGGCCGATCGCTGGCGCGCGGCGCGGGTGATGGAATGGGACCGGCGCGGCCGTTGA
- a CDS encoding sulfite exporter TauE/SafE family protein, translating to MDWLHAIAGLFVGVMVGMTGVGGGSLMAPILILLFGVAPTTAVGTDLWFAAITKSVGGFVHHRHGGAQGGPDYEVIRRLCIGSLPAAIIVLILLAQVDAHQVKSGLIMTALGIVLILTAFATLFRSRFHHWAVNARTDTAGTFLRYQAGLTMAAGALLGVMVTLTSVGAGALGATLLLALYPLRMRLQKLVATDIVHAVPLTLVAGMGHLWIGNFNLLLLLNLLIGSIPGIILGSMLASKVPERVLQPLLALVLLVAGWRLIS from the coding sequence ATGGATTGGTTACATGCGATCGCCGGGCTGTTCGTCGGCGTCATGGTCGGCATGACCGGCGTGGGTGGCGGGTCATTGATGGCGCCGATCCTGATCCTGCTTTTCGGCGTCGCCCCCACCACCGCGGTCGGCACCGACCTCTGGTTCGCCGCCATCACGAAATCTGTGGGCGGCTTTGTGCATCACCGTCATGGCGGCGCGCAGGGCGGACCGGACTATGAAGTGATCCGCCGCCTATGCATCGGCAGCCTGCCCGCCGCCATCATCGTCCTAATCCTGCTGGCACAGGTCGACGCCCATCAGGTCAAGAGCGGCCTCATCATGACCGCACTGGGCATCGTCCTGATCCTGACCGCCTTCGCCACCCTGTTCCGCAGCCGTTTCCATCATTGGGCGGTCAACGCCCGCACCGACACGGCGGGCACCTTCCTGCGTTACCAGGCCGGATTGACGATGGCGGCCGGCGCGCTCCTGGGCGTGATGGTAACGTTGACCTCGGTCGGCGCGGGCGCGCTGGGCGCGACATTGCTGCTCGCACTCTATCCGCTGCGTATGCGGCTGCAGAAACTGGTCGCCACCGATATCGTCCATGCCGTCCCGCTGACGTTGGTCGCGGGCATGGGGCATTTGTGGATCGGCAATTTCAACCTGCTCCTGCTGCTCAATCTACTCATAGGCTCCATCCCCGGCATCATCCTGGGATCGATGCTGGCGTCGAAGGTGCCCGAACGGGTATTGCAGCCCTTGCTGGCCTTGGTGCTGCTCGTCGCGGGCTGGCGCCTGATTAGCTGA
- a CDS encoding glycosyltransferase, with product MICVYVHALVATGVVRNARLIAADLAAQGHAVQLVTALPGGEGVPGVTHHALLEKARPSRLREKLHAAIALRRHLLRERPTMLISAGNHGHGTAWAGSRGVPGLKRVYRISNDIMRVIPGAPSGGVRRWGRIAMARLIAADAAHLVLVSPTLADTPAFAGAAREQRLSVIANGIDVVAARRRIGDAAPYPWLNEDVPVLLAIGRLAPQKNFDTLLRAFGLLRRERPARLIILGESRDDAREKLTAQARQIGIADDLALPGTVANVFPWLVRCDAFVLPSWWEGSANVLLEAMAVDAPCVASISAGNAAQLLNDGRHGLLIDPADAQAMAQAMARQIDPATRIRPGDRIAMFGMESVSAGWGKLVDRLLTG from the coding sequence TTGATCTGTGTCTATGTCCATGCGCTGGTCGCGACCGGCGTGGTGCGCAATGCGCGTCTGATCGCCGCCGATCTCGCCGCGCAGGGTCATGCCGTGCAACTGGTCACGGCGCTGCCGGGCGGGGAGGGCGTGCCGGGCGTGACGCATCACGCGCTGTTGGAAAAAGCGCGGCCGTCGCGCTTGCGGGAAAAGCTGCACGCCGCCATCGCACTGCGCCGCCATTTGTTGCGCGAACGGCCGACGATGCTGATTTCGGCGGGAAATCACGGCCATGGCACGGCCTGGGCAGGCAGTCGTGGCGTTCCGGGGCTGAAGCGAGTCTATCGCATCAGCAATGATATCATGCGCGTCATCCCCGGCGCGCCTTCGGGTGGTGTCCGGCGGTGGGGCCGGATCGCGATGGCGCGGTTGATCGCGGCGGATGCCGCCCATCTGGTGCTGGTGTCGCCGACTTTGGCCGATACGCCCGCCTTTGCCGGCGCCGCGCGGGAGCAGCGGCTCAGCGTGATCGCCAATGGTATCGACGTGGTCGCGGCGCGGCGACGGATCGGGGACGCTGCGCCCTATCCCTGGCTTAACGAGGATGTGCCGGTACTGCTCGCGATCGGACGGCTCGCGCCGCAGAAGAATTTCGACACCTTGCTTCGCGCCTTTGGGCTGCTGCGCCGGGAAAGGCCCGCGCGCCTCATCATCCTGGGGGAAAGTCGCGACGATGCGCGTGAGAAACTGACCGCGCAGGCGCGACAGATCGGCATTGCCGACGATCTTGCGTTGCCGGGCACGGTCGCCAACGTCTTTCCCTGGCTGGTGCGGTGCGACGCTTTCGTGCTGCCGTCCTGGTGGGAAGGGTCGGCCAATGTGCTGTTGGAGGCGATGGCGGTCGATGCGCCCTGCGTCGCATCGATAAGCGCGGGCAACGCGGCGCAGTTGCTGAATGATGGCCGTCATGGCCTGCTGATCGATCCTGCCGACGCGCAGGCGATGGCGCAGGCCATGGCCCGGCAGATCGATCCGGCTACGCGCATCCGTCCGGGGGATCGTATCGCGATGTTCGGGATGGAGAGCGTGTCGGCCGGCTGGGGGAAACTGGTCGACAGATTATTGACCGGGTGA
- a CDS encoding 3'(2'),5'-bisphosphate nucleotidase CysQ: MTDADLAAHLAEVAGRILVEVRSSGLFSAKALGKAGDQTANQFLCHALRETRPDDGLLSEEEKDNPSRLDKSRVWIVDPVDGTREYGEARSDWAVHVGLAVDGAPVIGAVALPGLDGGTVLRSDQPRVVPPAPEKLRMVVSRTRPAAEAVAVAQTLNAELVPMGSAGAKAMAIILGQADIYLHSGGQYEWDSMAPASVALAHGLHVSRIDGSPLVYNQSDVYLPDLLICRKDHAQRVLGLIAGLAKDAA; this comes from the coding sequence ATGACCGACGCCGACCTCGCCGCCCATCTTGCCGAGGTGGCCGGGCGCATCCTGGTCGAGGTGCGATCGTCCGGCCTGTTCAGCGCCAAGGCGCTGGGCAAGGCCGGCGATCAGACCGCCAACCAGTTCCTCTGCCACGCGCTGCGCGAAACACGTCCCGACGACGGGCTATTGTCGGAGGAGGAAAAGGATAATCCCTCGCGGCTCGACAAGAGCCGGGTGTGGATCGTCGACCCGGTGGACGGCACGCGCGAATATGGCGAGGCGCGGTCCGACTGGGCGGTCCATGTGGGGCTGGCGGTGGACGGCGCTCCCGTGATCGGCGCGGTCGCGCTGCCGGGGCTGGATGGCGGCACGGTGCTGCGGTCCGACCAGCCGCGCGTGGTGCCGCCCGCACCGGAAAAACTGCGCATGGTCGTCAGCCGTACCCGCCCCGCCGCCGAAGCGGTGGCGGTGGCGCAGACGCTGAACGCCGAACTGGTGCCGATGGGATCGGCCGGGGCCAAGGCGATGGCCATCATCCTGGGCCAGGCCGATATCTATCTCCACTCCGGCGGCCAATATGAGTGGGACAGCATGGCGCCCGCCTCCGTGGCGCTGGCCCATGGCCTGCACGTCAGCCGCATCGACGGATCGCCGCTGGTCTACAACCAGAGCGACGTCTATCTGCCCGACCTGCTGATCTGCCGAAAGGACCATGCACAAAGGGTGCTGGGCCTGATCGCCGGACTGGCGAAGGACGCCGCCTGA
- the cysN gene encoding sulfate adenylyltransferase subunit CysN, whose translation MTDTIAEPIYKTDALIAQDIDQYLKVHEHKTMLRFITCGSVDDGKSTLIGRLLYDSKMIFEDQLAALEADSKKVGTQGQEIDFALLVDGLAAEREQGITIDVAYRFFATEKRKFIVADTPGHEQYTRNMVTGASTADLAVILIDARKGILTQTRRHSYLAHLIGIRNIVLAVNKMDLVDYDQAVFDGIVKDYAEFAKSIGIKAFTPMPISGFKGDNITGPSANTPWYKGPALIEHLETVEVNSATDADKPFRMPVQWVNRPNLDFRGFSGLIATGTVKPGDAVRVLPSGKTSTVTRIVTLGGDLEQAVAGQSVTLCFADEIDCSRGDVIALADNPPQAADQFEATIVWMADEEMLPGRSYWLKIGTQTVTATVQQPKYQVNVNTMEHLAAKTLELNAIGVANLSTDKQIVFEPYEANRTLGGFILIDKISNATVAAGMLHFSLRRAQNVHWQATDVSRDFHAGIKNQKPAVLWFTGLSGAGKSTIANLVEKKLARMNRHTFLLDGDNVRHGLNKDLGFTDADRVENIRRVGEVAKLMTDAGLIVITAFISPFRSERDMVRQMMQPGEFFEVHIDTPLADAEARDVKGLYKKARSGQLKNFTGIDSPYEPPHDPEIRIDTTSLTPEEAADLIVARLIP comes from the coding sequence ATGACCGACACCATCGCAGAACCCATCTACAAGACCGACGCCCTCATCGCGCAGGATATCGACCAGTATCTGAAGGTGCATGAGCATAAGACGATGCTGCGCTTCATCACCTGCGGCAGCGTTGATGACGGCAAGTCCACCCTGATCGGCCGCCTGCTCTACGACAGCAAGATGATCTTCGAGGATCAGCTCGCCGCTCTGGAAGCGGACAGCAAGAAGGTCGGCACCCAGGGGCAGGAAATCGACTTCGCCCTCCTCGTCGACGGCCTCGCTGCCGAGCGCGAACAGGGCATCACCATCGACGTCGCCTATCGCTTCTTCGCCACCGAAAAGCGCAAGTTCATCGTCGCCGACACGCCCGGCCATGAACAATATACGCGCAACATGGTGACGGGCGCCTCGACCGCCGACCTTGCCGTCATCCTGATCGATGCGCGCAAGGGCATCCTCACCCAGACCCGCCGCCACTCCTACCTCGCCCATCTGATCGGCATCCGCAACATCGTGCTGGCGGTGAACAAGATGGACCTGGTCGACTATGACCAGGCAGTGTTCGACGGCATCGTCAAGGATTATGCCGAGTTCGCGAAATCGATCGGCATCAAGGCCTTCACGCCCATGCCCATCTCCGGATTCAAGGGCGACAATATCACCGGCCCGTCGGCCAATACGCCCTGGTACAAGGGGCCGGCCCTGATCGAGCATCTGGAAACGGTGGAGGTCAACAGCGCGACCGACGCGGACAAGCCGTTCCGTATGCCGGTCCAGTGGGTCAACCGCCCGAACCTGGACTTCCGGGGCTTTTCCGGCCTGATCGCGACCGGCACGGTGAAGCCGGGCGACGCGGTGCGAGTGCTGCCTTCTGGCAAGACGTCGACAGTGACCCGCATCGTCACACTTGGCGGTGATCTGGAGCAGGCGGTGGCCGGCCAGTCGGTCACGCTCTGCTTCGCCGACGAGATCGACTGCTCGCGCGGCGACGTGATCGCACTCGCCGACAATCCGCCCCAGGCCGCCGATCAGTTCGAGGCGACCATTGTCTGGATGGCGGATGAAGAGATGCTGCCGGGCCGCTCCTATTGGCTCAAGATCGGCACCCAGACCGTGACCGCCACGGTCCAGCAGCCCAAATATCAGGTCAACGTCAACACGATGGAGCATCTGGCGGCCAAGACGCTGGAGCTGAACGCGATCGGCGTCGCCAACCTGTCGACCGACAAGCAGATCGTGTTCGAACCCTATGAGGCCAACCGCACGCTCGGCGGCTTCATCCTGATCGACAAGATCAGCAACGCCACCGTTGCCGCAGGGATGCTGCACTTCTCGCTGCGGCGCGCGCAGAATGTCCATTGGCAGGCGACCGATGTCAGCCGTGATTTCCATGCGGGCATCAAGAACCAGAAGCCGGCCGTGCTGTGGTTCACCGGCCTGTCGGGCGCGGGCAAGTCGACCATCGCCAATCTGGTCGAGAAGAAACTCGCCAGAATGAACCGCCACACCTTCCTGCTGGACGGCGACAATGTACGGCATGGCCTGAACAAGGATCTGGGCTTCACCGATGCCGACCGGGTTGAAAATATCCGCCGCGTGGGTGAGGTCGCGAAACTGATGACCGACGCAGGACTGATCGTCATCACCGCCTTCATCTCGCCCTTCCGGTCGGAACGTGACATGGTGCGGCAGATGATGCAGCCAGGCGAGTTCTTCGAGGTTCATATCGACACGCCGCTGGCTGACGCAGAGGCCCGCGACGTGAAGGGCCTCTACAAGAAGGCGCGCTCAGGGCAGCTCAAGAATTTCACCGGCATCGACAGTCCCTATGAACCGCCGCACGATCCGGAAATCCGCATCGACACGACCAGCCTGACCCCCGAGGAAGCGGCCGACCTGATCGTTGCGAGGCTGATCCCATGA
- the cysD gene encoding sulfate adenylyltransferase subunit CysD, which produces MALRTKIARIEDIVVDAKTLTHLERLEAESIHILREVVSEAEKPVMLYSVGKDSAVMLHLARKAFYPSPPPFPLLHVDTTWKFKAMYDLRDRMARESGMELLVYQNPEAQERGINPFDHGPLHTDMWKTEGLKQALNLHGFDAAFGGARRDEEKSRAKERIFSFRTASHGWDPKNQRPELWNLYNARKNKGESIRVFPISNWTELDIWQYIHLNDVPIVPLYFAAERPTVERDGMLLMVDDDRFPLNPGEEPVMRSIRFRTLGCYPLTGAVESQAKTLPEVIQETLLTTTSERQGRAIDKDAGGAGMEKKKQEGYF; this is translated from the coding sequence ATGGCTCTGCGCACGAAAATTGCGAGGATCGAGGATATAGTGGTGGACGCAAAGACTCTGACCCATTTGGAGCGACTCGAAGCCGAGAGCATCCACATCCTGCGGGAAGTGGTGTCGGAGGCTGAGAAGCCGGTCATGCTCTATTCCGTCGGCAAGGACAGCGCGGTGATGCTGCACCTGGCGCGCAAGGCTTTCTACCCCTCGCCGCCGCCCTTCCCGTTGCTGCATGTCGACACGACCTGGAAGTTCAAGGCGATGTACGACCTGCGCGACCGGATGGCGCGCGAAAGCGGCATGGAATTGCTGGTCTACCAGAATCCCGAGGCGCAGGAACGCGGCATCAACCCGTTCGACCATGGCCCGCTGCACACCGATATGTGGAAGACCGAAGGGTTGAAGCAGGCGCTCAACCTCCATGGCTTCGATGCGGCCTTTGGCGGCGCGCGGCGCGACGAGGAAAAGAGCCGCGCCAAGGAACGCATCTTCTCCTTCCGTACCGCATCGCACGGCTGGGATCCCAAGAACCAGCGGCCCGAACTGTGGAACCTCTACAACGCCCGGAAGAACAAGGGCGAGAGCATCCGCGTCTTCCCGATCAGCAACTGGACCGAGCTGGATATCTGGCAATATATCCACCTGAACGACGTGCCGATCGTGCCGCTCTATTTTGCTGCCGAACGCCCGACCGTGGAGCGCGACGGCATGTTGCTGATGGTCGATGACGACCGCTTCCCGCTGAATCCCGGCGAAGAGCCGGTGATGCGTTCCATCCGCTTCCGGACGCTGGGCTGCTACCCGCTGACCGGCGCGGTCGAGAGCCAGGCGAAGACGCTGCCGGAGGTGATCCAGGAAACCCTGCTCACCACCACGTCGGAACGCCAGGGCCGCGCGATCGACAAGGACGCCGGTGGCGCCGGCATGGAGAAGAAGAAGCAGGAGGGTTACTTCTGA
- a CDS encoding nucleotidyltransferase family protein — MGGLTTALVLAGKRNGATDPLALEAGVTHKCLVPVAGQPMLVHVIDALAASERIGEIRIAIEEPQVLDGLAQLRGLIATGRLVPIAARPNLVDSVLAAAEGAHFPLLITTADNVLLTPPTVAEMLDGCKAQAADAGVAFTRRESVLAAHPVGQRKFYRFAEDSYSNCNSYWLKDRAALGAAETFRSGGQFVKHPMRIIDAFGLVNLIRFRFGLGTLAATFERFSRRFRMTIAPVILSDGAVAIDVDDARTRGIAAELLGQRASLMQAAE; from the coding sequence ATGGGCGGCCTCACGACCGCGTTGGTGCTGGCGGGCAAGCGTAATGGCGCGACCGATCCGCTGGCGCTGGAGGCGGGCGTCACGCATAAATGCCTGGTGCCGGTAGCGGGACAGCCGATGCTTGTCCATGTCATCGACGCGCTGGCGGCGAGCGAACGGATCGGCGAGATTCGTATCGCGATCGAGGAACCGCAGGTGCTGGACGGGCTGGCGCAATTGCGCGGGCTGATCGCCACCGGCCGTCTGGTGCCGATCGCGGCGCGACCCAATCTGGTCGATTCGGTTCTGGCGGCTGCCGAGGGCGCACATTTTCCCCTGCTCATCACCACCGCCGACAATGTGCTGCTGACCCCGCCGACCGTGGCCGAGATGCTGGATGGCTGCAAGGCGCAGGCCGCCGACGCCGGGGTCGCCTTCACCCGGCGCGAATCGGTGCTGGCGGCGCATCCGGTAGGACAGCGGAAATTCTACCGCTTCGCCGAAGACAGCTATTCCAACTGCAACAGCTATTGGCTGAAGGACCGTGCGGCGCTGGGAGCGGCAGAGACGTTCCGGTCGGGTGGGCAGTTCGTGAAGCATCCGATGCGCATCATCGACGCTTTCGGCCTGGTGAACCTCATCCGGTTCCGTTTTGGCCTGGGCACGTTGGCGGCGACGTTCGAGCGTTTCTCGCGCCGTTTCCGCATGACGATCGCGCCGGTGATCCTGTCGGACGGTGCTGTGGCGATCGATGTCGATGATGCCCGAACGCGCGGCATCGCGGCCGAACTGCTGGGTCAGCGCGCCAGCCTGATGCAGGCTGCGGAGTAA